GGGAAGCGCGATCCCGCCTCCAGGACCCCCCAAGCCCATCCGCGGTGCCGCCAAACGCCCCAGGACAACTCTCTCTGGCAGCGCTCAAGGGTCCGTCCGGTTCAAGGTGACTCTGACCTGAGCGAGGCCAAGTACTCGATGAGGTCGGCAAATTCTTCGGCGGATAGTTGCTCCTCCAGCCCCGCTGGCATGATGGAAAGCGTCTGCTGTTCACGGGACGCAATGTCCTCCTTTTGGATCGCCACCACCGGTTGCCCCGGAAGTTTGAGAAGGAGTTCATCCGCCGACTCACTGGCGATCAGGCCGAGGTACTCCTCTCCATCCGTCCGCGTGATCTGCCATGCTTCGAACCCAAAAGAGATGCCGCTGCTGGGTTCCAGAATCGCCGCAATCAGCGCCTCCCGGGCCAGCTTTGAGCCGATCCCGGTGAGTTTCGGTCCAAAATCCACGCCGTCGTCGCCCACCTGATGGCAGGCGCTACACGCCACGTCGGACCGGCGAAACAGCTCGCGGCCACGCGTCGCATCCCCCCGCATTGCCAGCAACTCCCCCATCGGAGGCAATGGACGCCTCCCGGCCGGGGACTTCCCCGGCCTCAGGGCCACCAGCGCATCGCGAACTCCCGGGAGGCGCGAAGCGTACAGCGCAGATTCCGCCTCCTTCGCCAGCGAGTCCGGCAGGGCATTTTCCACGAGGAGGTCCAAGAGCTTAGACGCCCCCGCCGGGCTGGAAACCAGGACTCGAATTGCCGCCCGACGGGTCTCCTCGGAGCGGGCGGCATCCTCAATCAGTCCGAATGCGGGCTCTGCACAGCGGGCGTCTCCGGCGGATGCCATCGCCTGGAGCAGGGCCATCGCAGTGGCATCATCGCCGTTCAACGCCACATTCAGTTGTCGGACATCGCCCCCGTCCAGAATCCACCGAACCGCTTCTCCGGCCTCGGGGGCGGAGGGGTGTCGCACGGCAACCGCCAGCAGATTCGAGTGCATACCTTCCAGCCGGAATGCAGCCACAAGTCCGACCAGTTCGGGCTCGGATCCAATCTGGGATGCCAACCGGTGAACGGCCTGACGGAGTGCCGGGTTTCCATCCAAGTCCTTGTTCTCCATCCGCAGCAGCGCCTCCAGCGCAAGACGGGATCGGTCGGAGACCTCCCCACTGGAAGGAAATGAGGCCACCGTTCCAATGAGAACGAGGGAGACGACGGCGAGGTGCTTCCGAATCAACTCCATCCAGCGAACAGAAGAAACCGGACTCCTCCGCGAGAATTCCCGGGCTGGTAGCGCGTACGGGAATCGAACCCGTCTTTCAGCCTTGAGAGGGCCGTGTCCTAGCCGATAGACGAACGCGCCAGACCGTTGGATGGTGCGGAACCGGTAATTGGAGTCAAACGGGGAATTCCTGAAAACAAAAAAGCCGTCCCGGAACCCGGGACGGCTTGAGAGCAAAGGGCCGCTTACTTGC
The Verrucomicrobiia bacterium genome window above contains:
- a CDS encoding c-type cytochrome, with protein sequence MELIRKHLAVVSLVLIGTVASFPSSGEVSDRSRLALEALLRMENKDLDGNPALRQAVHRLASQIGSEPELVGLVAAFRLEGMHSNLLAVAVRHPSAPEAGEAVRWILDGGDVRQLNVALNGDDATAMALLQAMASAGDARCAEPAFGLIEDAARSEETRRAAIRVLVSSPAGASKLLDLLVENALPDSLAKEAESALYASRLPGVRDALVALRPGKSPAGRRPLPPMGELLAMRGDATRGRELFRRSDVACSACHQVGDDGVDFGPKLTGIGSKLAREALIAAILEPSSGISFGFEAWQITRTDGEEYLGLIASESADELLLKLPGQPVVAIQKEDIASREQQTLSIMPAGLEEQLSAEEFADLIEYLASLRSESP